A stretch of Streptococcus chenjunshii DNA encodes these proteins:
- the argB gene encoding acetylglutamate kinase, with protein MKHVIVIKIGGAAAQSLTADFLGQLNIWKEAGKALLIVHGGGFAIDRLMEENHRSVKKVNGLRVTDKADMLLVKKALTEQVGPPLAQHLNRAGLPAVTVNADLPNIVKADFLQQELYGYVGQVKEVVEEPLRNLLTKGLVPLLPSLGYSKEGELLNINADYLARAVAQAMSAEKLILMTDVPGILENGSVLASLPVSSVQEKIADATITGGMIPKVESAAQTVLAGVGEVLIGNSLNQGTVIKKG; from the coding sequence ATGAAACATGTCATTGTAATCAAAATCGGCGGTGCGGCGGCGCAGTCGCTGACAGCAGATTTTCTGGGTCAGCTTAATATCTGGAAAGAGGCTGGAAAAGCTCTTCTTATCGTCCATGGCGGAGGGTTCGCAATCGATCGGCTGATGGAGGAGAATCACAGGTCTGTTAAAAAAGTAAACGGTCTGCGTGTAACGGATAAGGCTGACATGCTTTTGGTCAAAAAAGCACTAACAGAACAGGTTGGTCCTCCTCTGGCCCAGCACTTAAATCGTGCCGGTTTGCCGGCCGTAACAGTTAATGCAGACTTGCCAAATATCGTCAAGGCAGATTTTTTGCAGCAGGAGCTCTACGGCTACGTCGGACAGGTAAAAGAAGTGGTTGAAGAACCGTTGCGAAACCTTTTAACAAAGGGTTTAGTACCGCTTTTGCCTTCTTTAGGCTACAGTAAAGAAGGTGAGCTGCTCAATATCAATGCGGATTATTTGGCTAGAGCAGTAGCTCAGGCTATGTCAGCAGAGAAACTCATTTTAATGACCGATGTTCCGGGTATTTTAGAGAATGGCTCGGTGCTTGCCAGTCTGCCAGTCAGTTCTGTTCAGGAAAAAATAGCTGATGCTACAATTACAGGCGGTATGATTCCCAAGGTTGAAAGTGCAGCCCAAACAGTGCTTGCAGGCGTAGGGGAGGTTTTGATTGGAAATTCTTTAAATCAGGGGACAGTTATCAAGAAAGGCTAA
- a CDS encoding acetylornithine transaminase, with the protein MGKLFNNYQRVDIEFIRAEGNYLFDQEGKAYLDFSSGIGVTNLGFHPAVKTVLKKQAEQIWHTPNLYQNSLQEEVADKLIGFRDYLAYFCNSGAEANEAAIKLARKSTGRQEIISFKNSFHGRTFGSLSASGQDAIKQGFGDGVPHFYYASLNDLDSVKDLVTDDTAAVMLELVQGESGIHVAHKDFVRNLADFCRQTGILLIIDEVQTGMGRTGKLFAFEHYGIEPDIFTLAKGLGNGFPVGAMLGKASLGEAFSYGSHGSTFGGNKLAMAASSAVLDILKEEGFLDTVLSKAASFKQKLAQALANQPLVTEIRGMGYMIGIETESDLSGLVSAARAKGLIILTAGRNVLRLLPPLTLTEEEGDRAIAVLQAVFEEQSAT; encoded by the coding sequence ATGGGAAAACTTTTTAACAATTATCAAAGAGTAGATATCGAATTTATTAGAGCAGAAGGAAATTATTTATTTGACCAGGAAGGGAAGGCCTATCTTGATTTTTCCAGCGGTATCGGGGTGACGAATCTGGGATTTCATCCGGCAGTTAAAACGGTGCTGAAAAAGCAGGCTGAGCAAATCTGGCATACCCCAAACCTTTATCAAAACAGCCTGCAGGAAGAAGTAGCCGATAAATTGATCGGTTTCAGAGACTATTTAGCATATTTTTGCAACAGCGGAGCAGAAGCTAATGAAGCGGCAATTAAACTGGCCAGAAAGAGCACCGGCAGACAGGAAATCATCAGCTTTAAAAATAGTTTTCACGGACGGACTTTCGGCTCGCTCTCAGCCAGCGGTCAGGATGCTATAAAACAAGGGTTTGGTGACGGTGTGCCGCATTTTTACTATGCCTCTCTGAATGACTTAGACAGTGTTAAGGACTTGGTAACCGATGATACCGCAGCTGTTATGCTGGAATTGGTGCAGGGCGAATCTGGAATTCATGTGGCTCATAAGGATTTTGTTAGAAACTTAGCTGATTTTTGCCGGCAGACAGGAATACTGCTGATAATTGATGAGGTGCAGACAGGTATGGGACGCACCGGAAAACTTTTTGCCTTTGAACATTATGGGATTGAACCGGATATCTTTACTCTTGCTAAAGGGCTGGGGAATGGCTTCCCTGTAGGTGCTATGCTTGGGAAAGCTTCTTTGGGAGAGGCCTTTTCTTACGGCAGCCACGGATCGACCTTTGGCGGCAATAAATTAGCTATGGCTGCAAGTTCAGCAGTATTGGACATACTGAAAGAAGAGGGATTTTTGGATACTGTTCTTTCAAAAGCGGCTTCTTTTAAGCAGAAACTTGCCCAAGCTCTTGCTAATCAGCCTCTGGTAACAGAAATCCGCGGTATGGGCTATATGATTGGTATTGAAACTGAAAGCGATTTGTCTGGACTGGTTTCGGCTGCGCGTGCCAAAGGCCTTATTATTTTAACTGCTGGCCGCAATGTTTTGCGTCTCTTACCGCCTCTGACTCTGACCGAAGAGGAGGGAGACCGAGCTATAGCGGTTCTGCAGGCAGTATTCGAAGAACAGTCTGCGACCTAG
- a CDS encoding TIGR04197 family type VII secretion effector, with amino-acid sequence MSTAIKSSSDSAQVHATAFQNATSSLGSLQQSSKDEQTTVTGNSLAHQAIDKILTAALDLSTVMADLSANINSAAAEFEAADQAAAQMISKKG; translated from the coding sequence ATGAGCACAGCCATTAAAAGCAGTTCTGACAGCGCCCAAGTGCATGCCACAGCCTTCCAAAATGCCACCAGCTCGCTGGGGTCACTGCAGCAGTCCAGCAAGGATGAGCAGACCACTGTTACAGGCAACAGCCTTGCCCACCAAGCTATTGACAAAATCTTGACGGCAGCCCTTGATCTCAGCACTGTTATGGCAGATCTGTCAGCCAATATCAACAGTGCCGCCGCAGAGTTTGAAGCGGCCGATCAGGCCGCCGCCCAAATGATCAGTAAGAAAGGATAA
- a CDS encoding DUF3114 domain-containing protein, with amino-acid sequence MSIDMYLGSSQMQAASTEATVEQAMAGLDQLDSAVSGFLDSGSELKGQTYDSARAYVQAVIQPLKEGTRLYLEAVRDSVSRFPEAYQEEVGPEDLRQSDLEDQIAQCDAVIKTGQELLADMQAHPVGQKHEQRISAMKDSLSLVQGARQELQDKLDKLLAFNARSPQIFDGLAELEQALATGRSQTKGAWQADSQTFVIPSDLGWARTIDDLKFAKVYQVSRPEGMSDQDYQVYLRTLHEQAKAFEADGWTQEAVRKSYLSAVAVGYDSRQDIPLSQQLAAFYEEAHIVGSSLFNRMLTAAYRKDQKGQEKTLDMLYKVLGAEVDANGFLQLTNMKLTDTDQTGSYRFTKAMDEALVFDDKFSSLVQGAYPQGLPSKAKAGSADYVKAQQTHQFRYYLDKKNNDALRATYPDEANDLERIKRFNAEHSYNSFVGEKARYHNKYQGNPEDYPTHIDQYGENYKYVSSGSGFHTEFIIDKKGSLVSQWNAYEFDENGIVNSDPNKVYTKEEQLQLVDGNSVNYAENSDGTYHDKVDADPVSEYDSKVRKEVGKYWKNPVTGYNYTDNPNYFDTEESEKKANERLKG; translated from the coding sequence ATGAGTATTGACATGTATTTAGGGTCTTCACAGATGCAGGCCGCAAGCACAGAGGCCACCGTTGAGCAAGCCATGGCTGGCTTGGATCAGCTGGACAGTGCCGTCAGCGGTTTTTTAGACAGCGGTTCTGAGCTGAAAGGCCAGACTTATGATTCCGCCCGAGCCTACGTTCAGGCGGTTATCCAGCCCTTGAAAGAGGGGACCCGTCTTTACTTGGAGGCGGTCAGGGACAGTGTCAGCCGCTTTCCTGAAGCCTATCAGGAAGAGGTCGGTCCGGAAGATCTGAGGCAGTCAGACCTGGAAGACCAGATAGCTCAGTGTGATGCCGTCATAAAAACAGGACAGGAACTGCTGGCTGATATGCAGGCCCATCCTGTAGGGCAGAAACATGAACAGCGGATTTCTGCTATGAAAGACAGTCTGTCTCTTGTCCAAGGTGCCAGACAGGAGCTGCAGGACAAGCTGGATAAACTATTGGCTTTTAATGCACGGTCACCGCAGATTTTTGACGGATTAGCGGAGTTGGAACAGGCTCTGGCAACAGGTCGCTCTCAGACAAAGGGTGCCTGGCAGGCAGACAGTCAGACCTTTGTGATTCCCAGCGATCTCGGCTGGGCCAGAACCATAGACGATCTGAAGTTTGCCAAGGTTTATCAGGTGAGCCGTCCGGAGGGGATGTCCGATCAGGATTATCAGGTTTACCTGCGCACCTTGCATGAACAGGCCAAGGCCTTTGAGGCAGACGGGTGGACGCAGGAGGCCGTACGGAAAAGCTATCTATCTGCCGTTGCTGTGGGCTATGACAGCAGGCAGGACATTCCGCTGAGCCAGCAGCTGGCTGCTTTTTATGAAGAGGCGCATATTGTTGGCTCCAGCCTTTTCAACCGTATGCTGACAGCTGCTTACAGAAAGGACCAGAAAGGGCAGGAAAAGACCTTAGACATGCTTTACAAGGTTCTGGGCGCTGAGGTGGATGCCAATGGCTTCCTGCAGCTGACCAATATGAAGCTGACCGATACGGATCAAACAGGGAGCTATAGGTTCACAAAAGCGATGGATGAGGCTTTAGTCTTTGATGACAAGTTTTCCAGCCTCGTTCAGGGGGCTTACCCCCAAGGGCTGCCCAGCAAGGCTAAAGCAGGGAGTGCCGACTATGTCAAAGCGCAGCAGACCCACCAGTTCCGTTACTATCTGGACAAGAAAAACAACGATGCTCTGCGTGCCACTTATCCCGATGAGGCCAACGACTTGGAGCGAATCAAGCGATTCAATGCCGAGCACTCCTATAACAGCTTTGTGGGAGAGAAGGCCCGCTATCATAATAAATACCAGGGGAATCCTGAGGATTATCCCACGCATATTGACCAATACGGCGAGAATTACAAGTATGTCAGTTCAGGCAGCGGTTTCCATACAGAGTTTATCATCGATAAGAAGGGCAGCCTAGTCAGTCAATGGAATGCCTATGAGTTTGACGAGAATGGGATTGTCAATTCCGACCCCAATAAGGTTTACACTAAGGAAGAACAATTACAGTTAGTGGACGGCAACAGCGTCAATTATGCGGAGAATTCGGATGGTACTTATCATGATAAGGTTGATGCTGATCCAGTATCTGAATATGATTCTAAAGTCAGAAAGGAAGTTGGGAAGTATTGGAAGAATCCAGTGACAGGATATAACTATACAGATAATCCTAATTATTTTGATACAGAGGAGTCGGAGAAAAAAGCTAATGAAAGATTGAAAGGGTAG
- a CDS encoding DUF3114 domain-containing protein — protein MDIVDGNSVNYAEKDGGSHTKMDSNSVSKYDPEVRKKVGKEWKNPVTGQRNKKAPDYFDTADSEEKANKELKG, from the coding sequence GTGGATATAGTGGACGGCAACAGCGTCAATTATGCGGAGAAAGACGGAGGCTCCCATACCAAGATGGATTCCAACTCAGTTTCTAAATATGACCCCGAAGTTAGAAAGAAAGTGGGTAAAGAGTGGAAGAATCCTGTAACTGGTCAAAGGAATAAGAAAGCACCAGATTATTTTGATACTGCTGATTCAGAAGAGAAAGCAAATAAGGAATTAAAAGGATAA
- a CDS encoding DUF3114 domain-containing protein: MDGNSVNYAENSDGTYHDKVDADPVSEYDPKVRKEVGKEWNNPSTNSKSKDYFDVKGSENRANKRLGE, from the coding sequence GTGGACGGCAACAGCGTCAATTATGCGGAGAATTCGGATGGTACTTATCATGATAAGGTTGATGCTGATCCAGTATCTGAATATGATCCTAAAGTCAGAAAGGAAGTTGGGAAAGAGTGGAATAATCCGAGTACCAACTCGAAATCAAAAGATTATTTTGATGTAAAAGGTTCAGAAAATAGGGCAAATAAAAGATTAGGAGAGTAA
- a CDS encoding DUF3114 domain-containing protein, with protein MDGNSVNYAEKDGGSHTKMDSDPVSKYDPEVRKKVGKEWKNPSLDDVDKDYFDIKGSESRANTKLKEK; from the coding sequence GTGGACGGCAACAGCGTCAATTATGCGGAGAAAGACGGAGGCTCCCATACCAAGATGGATTCCGACCCAGTTTCTAAATATGACCCCGAAGTTAGAAAAAAAGTGGGTAAAGAGTGGAAGAATCCAAGTTTAGATGATGTTGATAAGGATTACTTTGATATAAAGGGTTCGGAAAGTAGAGCAAATACAAAATTAAAGGAAAAATAG
- the nrdF gene encoding class 1b ribonucleoside-diphosphate reductase subunit beta, translated as MTTYYEAINWNEIEDIIDKSTWEKLTEQFWLDTRIPLSNDLDDWRKLSSAEKDLVGKVFGGLTLLDTMQSESGVEAIRGDVRTPHEEAVLNNIQFMESVHAKSYSSIFSTLNTKSEIEEIFEWTNNNEYLQKKAKIINDIYKNGSALQKKVASTYLETFLFYSGFFTPLYYLGNNKLANVAEIIKLIIRDESVHGTYIGYKFQLGFNELSEDEQNDFRDWMYDLLYQLYENEERYTQSLYGTVGWTEEVMTFLRYNANKALMNLGQDPLFPDTANDVNPIVMNGISTGTSNHDFFSQVGNGYLLGSVEAMQDDDYNYGVS; from the coding sequence ATGACTACTTATTACGAAGCGATTAACTGGAATGAAATTGAAGATATTATTGATAAGTCAACTTGGGAGAAGCTGACTGAGCAATTTTGGCTTGATACACGTATTCCTCTGTCCAATGACCTCGATGACTGGCGAAAACTTTCAAGCGCCGAAAAAGACTTAGTCGGCAAAGTTTTCGGCGGTCTGACCCTGCTCGATACCATGCAGTCTGAATCTGGAGTGGAGGCTATTCGCGGGGATGTTCGTACACCGCATGAAGAGGCTGTTCTCAACAATATTCAGTTTATGGAATCCGTTCATGCTAAATCCTATTCTTCTATTTTCTCCACTCTGAATACCAAATCTGAAATTGAAGAGATTTTTGAGTGGACGAACAACAATGAATATTTGCAGAAAAAGGCTAAAATCATTAATGACATTTACAAAAACGGCAGCGCTCTGCAAAAAAAGGTGGCCTCTACTTATCTTGAAACCTTTCTGTTTTATTCTGGCTTCTTCACTCCCCTTTACTATCTTGGCAATAATAAGCTGGCCAATGTGGCTGAAATTATCAAACTGATTATCCGTGATGAATCCGTTCACGGCACCTACATCGGCTACAAGTTCCAACTAGGTTTTAATGAACTGTCCGAAGACGAACAGAATGATTTTCGCGACTGGATGTATGACCTTCTCTATCAGCTTTATGAAAATGAAGAGCGCTATACGCAGTCGCTGTATGGTACTGTCGGATGGACCGAAGAAGTCATGACTTTCCTGCGTTACAATGCCAATAAGGCTTTAATGAATTTGGGGCAGGATCCGCTTTTCCCGGATACAGCTAATGATGTCAATCCAATTGTCATGAATGGTATTTCGACAGGGACTTCTAACCATGACTTCTTCAGCCAAGTCGGGAACGGTTACCTTCTGGGCAGTGTTGAAGCGATGCAGGATGATGACTATAATTACGGGGTATCGTAA